The DNA window AGTGAAGACCTCCGAGACGGCCGCAGTCCCAAGGCAAAAGCTCTACCTCACGCGCGGCACCGGCGCCTATCGCCGCGCCAGCCTTGCGCTTTTCCTCTCCGGCTTTTCCACCTTCTCGCTGCTCTATTGCGTCCAGCCGCTGCTGCCGGTCTTCTCGCGGGAGTTTTCCGTCAGTCCAGCCGAAAGCTCGCTGTCTCTGTCGCTCTCCACGGGTTTCCTGGCGGTTGCCATCGTCTGCGCCGCCGCCGTCTCGGAAGGCCTTGGCCGCCGCACCCTGATGTCGATATCGCTGGTCGGTGCGGCTGTACTGACAATCGCCACGGCTTTTGCTCCGAACTGGCACCTGCTGCTCGTGATCCGCGCCCTGCAGGGCCTCGTTCTCGGCGGCGTGCCTGCTGTCGCCATGGCCTATCTTGCCGAGGAGGTCGATCCGCGCGGCCTCGGCGCCACCATGGGCCTCTATGTCGGTGGCACGGCCTTCGGCGGCATGTCCGGACGCGTGCTCACCGGCATCTTCGCCGAATATTTCAGCTGGCGGCCGGCGCTCTTCCTCATCGGCGCCATCGGCCTTGCGGCCGCCATCGGCTTCATCGGCCTGCTGCCGCCGTCAAGGAATTTCCTCCGCCGGCCCGGCCTCGACCCGCGTTTTCACGCGAGGGCCTGGCTCGGCCATCTTCGAAATCCGGCGCTGCCCTTCATTTTCGCCATCGCCTTCCTTGCGATGGGCTCCTTCGTGACGATCTACAATTATGCCGGTTTCCGCCTCGTGGCTCCTCCCTACGGCCTGAACCAGACGGAACTCGGCCTGATCTTCACCGTCTATCTCTTCGGTATCGGCGCCGCCTCGATCGGCGGCTTGCTGGGCGACCGGATTGGACACTTTCCAGTGCTGCTCTTTGGCCTCGCACTGACGGCTGCCGGCAGCGCAGTGACGCTCTTTGCCTCGCTGCCATCGATCATCCTGGGTATCACCGTGCTGACCACAGGCTTCTTCATGAGCCATTCCATCGCGAGCGGCCTCGTCGGCAAGCTTGCCCTTGGCAATAAGGGACATGCCTCATCCATCTACATGCTGGCCTATTACGTCGGCTCCAGCCTCATCGGTTCGGCCGGCGGCTGGTTCTTCGCAGTGGAGGGCTGGACCGCCGTTGTCTTCTTCACGCTTGCCATGCTGGCGCTGGCCTTTATGTCAGCTTGTGTCGCCCAGCACTTTGCGAGGAGAAAAGCATGATCCGCATCGACCATCTCGACCACCTCGTGCTGACCGTCGCCGATATTGCTGCCACCTGCGATTTTTATGCCCGTATCCTCGGCATGTCGGTCGAAACCTTCGCGGAAGGCCGCAAGGCGCTGAAATTCGGCCGCCAGAAGATCAACCTGCATCAGGCCGGCCATGAGTTCGAACCCAAGGCGAAACATCCCGTCCCTGGCTCCGGCGATCTCTGCTTCATCACCGAAACGCCGCTTGCTGATGTCATCTCCCACCTGCAGGCCTCAGGCGTTGCGGTTGAAGAAGGTCCGGTCGAGCGCACCGGCGCGACAGGACGCTTGCGCTCGGTCTATTTCAGGGACCCCGACGGCAATCTTATCGAGGTCTCTCACTCGATTGTCTGACGTAACGCCTCACATCAACCAAGGCGGATATACGGCACGTCCTTCTTCGCCACTTCGTCCAGCGCCTCCTCGTACCCGGCATCGGCATAACGCATGACGCCGAGGGCTGTGTCGTTGGTCAGCGCATGGTCGAGTCGTTCATCGGCGGCTTCGGTGCCGTCGGCGACGACGGTGACGCCGCAACTCGTCATATAGCCGGCATATCCGCCGCCGCCGGAATGGACGACGACGAGATCGGCCATCGACGAGCAGAGCATCATCGCATCGATCAGCGGCCAGTCGGCGATCGCGTCGGAGCCGTCCTTCATCCGCTCGGTCATGATATTGGGATGCGCCATGGCGCCGGCATCGAGATGGTCGCGGGAGAAGGCGACGGGGCCTTTCAGCTCGCCGCTCGCCACCAGCGCATTGACGCGGAGGGCAAGTGCGGTGCGTTCGCCGTGGCCGAGCCAGGCGATGCGCGCCGGAAGCCCCTCGAAGGGCACGTGCTCGCGTGCCAGCCGGATCCAGTTGGTGATGATCTTGTTGTCGGGAAACATCTCGAGCAGCAGATCATCGATGCGGGCGATATCGCTCTCTTCGCCCGAGAGCGCCATCCAGCGAAACGGCCCGATTGCCCGGGCAAACAGCGGCCGCAGATAGGC is part of the Rhizobium bangladeshense genome and encodes:
- a CDS encoding MFS transporter, with protein sequence MPMSAHAVKTSETAAVPRQKLYLTRGTGAYRRASLALFLSGFSTFSLLYCVQPLLPVFSREFSVSPAESSLSLSLSTGFLAVAIVCAAAVSEGLGRRTLMSISLVGAAVLTIATAFAPNWHLLLVIRALQGLVLGGVPAVAMAYLAEEVDPRGLGATMGLYVGGTAFGGMSGRVLTGIFAEYFSWRPALFLIGAIGLAAAIGFIGLLPPSRNFLRRPGLDPRFHARAWLGHLRNPALPFIFAIAFLAMGSFVTIYNYAGFRLVAPPYGLNQTELGLIFTVYLFGIGAASIGGLLGDRIGHFPVLLFGLALTAAGSAVTLFASLPSIILGITVLTTGFFMSHSIASGLVGKLALGNKGHASSIYMLAYYVGSSLIGSAGGWFFAVEGWTAVVFFTLAMLALAFMSACVAQHFARRKA
- a CDS encoding VOC family protein, with the protein product MIRIDHLDHLVLTVADIAATCDFYARILGMSVETFAEGRKALKFGRQKINLHQAGHEFEPKAKHPVPGSGDLCFITETPLADVISHLQASGVAVEEGPVERTGATGRLRSVYFRDPDGNLIEVSHSIV